From Microbacterium sp. LWH11-1.2, one genomic window encodes:
- a CDS encoding ABC transporter permease, with protein MTSQIVTRPKTVVVTTPRGGRRGGGRWVPFLLRRIGRMITAMLVIVTAAFVVLRAAGGDPVRAALGPTAPASVVAERRSQLGLDDPLVVQFWDYLTGIVLRGDLGVSLITGRSVNELVEFRLPATVQLAGIAFVVILLIAIPLGLAIAILTAGNRRRPVEVVFTSVTGFFAAVPEYLIGVALLLLFAITIPLLPVAGISGPQSYILPVLALALGASASLSRIARVEALNVLSDDYIRTARSKRLPAAMIYFRHALPNMLTATLTLGGALLATMIAGSVLVERVFNWPGMGSAFVQAIITKDYGIVQGLAIVYAAIILVVNLLVDIVLAVLDRRTTILETA; from the coding sequence ATGACGTCGCAGATCGTGACGCGGCCGAAGACCGTCGTGGTGACCACCCCTCGGGGTGGTCGCCGCGGCGGCGGGCGCTGGGTCCCCTTCCTCCTCCGCCGTATCGGGCGCATGATCACCGCGATGCTGGTGATCGTGACGGCGGCATTCGTCGTGCTCCGCGCCGCCGGAGGAGACCCCGTGCGCGCCGCGCTCGGCCCCACCGCTCCGGCGTCCGTCGTCGCCGAGCGCCGGTCGCAGCTGGGGCTCGATGACCCGCTCGTCGTGCAGTTCTGGGACTACCTGACGGGCATCGTCCTCCGTGGCGACCTCGGCGTCTCGCTCATCACCGGACGATCCGTGAACGAGCTGGTCGAGTTCCGGCTTCCGGCGACGGTGCAGCTCGCCGGCATCGCGTTCGTGGTGATCCTGCTCATCGCCATTCCGCTCGGACTGGCGATCGCGATCCTCACCGCGGGCAACCGACGTCGCCCGGTCGAGGTGGTGTTCACCTCGGTCACCGGGTTCTTCGCGGCCGTGCCCGAGTACCTCATCGGCGTGGCCCTGCTCCTGCTCTTCGCGATCACGATCCCGCTCCTGCCCGTGGCGGGGATCAGCGGCCCTCAGTCCTACATCCTTCCGGTGCTCGCTCTCGCGCTCGGGGCGTCCGCATCGCTCTCCCGCATCGCGCGTGTCGAGGCACTGAACGTCCTCAGCGACGACTACATCCGCACAGCACGGTCCAAGCGCCTGCCCGCCGCGATGATCTACTTCCGCCACGCTCTTCCGAACATGCTCACCGCGACCTTGACGCTCGGCGGTGCACTGCTCGCGACGATGATCGCCGGCAGCGTCCTGGTCGAGCGGGTCTTCAACTGGCCCGGCATGGGAAGCGCCTTCGTACAGGCGATCATCACAAAGGACTACGGCATCGTGCAGGGACTCGCGATCGTGTACGCGGCGATCATCCTCGTCGTGAACCTGCTGGTGGACATCGTCCTCGCCGTCCTCGACCGCCGAACGACCATTCTGGAGACCGCATGA
- a CDS encoding ABC transporter substrate-binding protein gives MRRSIVAAAAVGVTALALSGCAGTAEPGGGEAQTIRIAVQSDPGTLNPITNATNASESVSTFGYESLLFYPTGAEPQGLLAESWEATTTTVQFTLKDGVLCVDGEPLTASDVKATFEYAAADETGSPYKGVYFPAEGLTIEADDDARTVTFTSENAQSFLAETIGALPIVCATGLSDPGVLDTEFHGTGAYALESSSPGQSYTFTLRDDYAWGPDDTTSKTAGLPGTVEVSIIESDSTAANLLQTGEANIAEVGGSERDRLDGTEFASELEVPLRPGLIFFNQAEGRVGHDLAVREALAQAVDREAVGPVASAGRGEQITTLVSEFGAACTTMDSSSAIPSYDVEAAAAALDAAGWVEGADGIRSKDGKPLSILMLYPASESQGVTAAIELLQTEFAKIGVEATPTPSAAYTDVIFSGGDWDIVWAPIFTSLPSDWAGILGGEFPPNGGNWTYNANQEYFDLVGEAQALAGADSCDAWQAAQDSLFSNLQVLPVYSSTSTFYGVGVEFGMSKSILAPTTIRVTE, from the coding sequence ATGAGACGCAGCATTGTCGCCGCGGCCGCCGTCGGCGTGACGGCCCTTGCCCTGTCCGGCTGCGCCGGAACGGCGGAGCCCGGGGGAGGAGAAGCGCAGACGATCAGGATCGCCGTGCAGTCTGACCCTGGAACGCTCAATCCCATCACGAATGCGACGAACGCGAGTGAGTCCGTCTCCACATTCGGCTATGAGTCGCTGCTGTTCTACCCGACCGGTGCAGAGCCGCAGGGGCTCCTGGCCGAATCGTGGGAGGCCACCACCACGACCGTGCAGTTCACGCTCAAGGACGGCGTCCTCTGCGTCGACGGCGAGCCTCTCACGGCGAGCGACGTCAAGGCGACCTTCGAGTACGCCGCCGCGGATGAGACCGGCTCTCCCTACAAGGGGGTCTACTTCCCGGCCGAAGGGCTGACGATCGAGGCGGACGACGACGCCCGCACGGTCACGTTCACGAGCGAGAACGCGCAGAGCTTCCTCGCCGAGACGATCGGCGCGCTGCCCATCGTCTGCGCGACAGGACTGTCGGATCCGGGAGTCCTCGACACGGAGTTCCACGGAACAGGCGCCTACGCGCTGGAGTCCTCGTCACCCGGTCAGTCGTACACGTTCACGCTGCGTGACGACTACGCCTGGGGCCCTGACGACACGACCAGCAAGACCGCGGGTCTTCCCGGCACGGTCGAGGTCTCGATCATCGAGAGCGACTCGACTGCGGCGAACCTGCTGCAGACGGGCGAGGCCAACATCGCCGAGGTCGGCGGCAGCGAACGCGACCGGCTCGACGGCACCGAGTTCGCGAGCGAGCTCGAGGTTCCGCTGCGGCCGGGGCTGATCTTCTTCAACCAGGCGGAGGGCCGCGTCGGTCACGATCTCGCGGTCCGTGAAGCCCTCGCTCAGGCCGTCGACCGTGAAGCCGTCGGACCCGTCGCCTCGGCGGGGCGCGGCGAGCAGATCACGACCCTGGTGTCGGAGTTCGGCGCCGCCTGCACGACGATGGACAGCTCCTCCGCCATCCCGTCCTACGACGTCGAGGCGGCTGCTGCGGCGCTGGACGCCGCCGGATGGGTGGAGGGGGCCGACGGCATCCGCTCCAAGGACGGCAAGCCGCTGTCGATCCTGATGCTCTACCCGGCGTCGGAGAGCCAGGGAGTGACCGCCGCGATCGAGCTCCTGCAGACCGAGTTCGCGAAGATCGGCGTCGAGGCGACGCCGACGCCCTCGGCCGCATACACCGACGTGATATTCTCGGGTGGCGACTGGGACATCGTGTGGGCACCGATCTTCACGAGCCTGCCGAGCGACTGGGCCGGCATCCTCGGGGGAGAGTTCCCGCCGAACGGCGGCAACTGGACCTACAACGCCAACCAGGAGTACTTCGACCTGGTGGGCGAGGCGCAGGCGCTCGCCGGCGCGGACTCGTGCGATGCCTGGCAGGCCGCGCAGGACTCGCTCTTCAGCAACCTGCAGGTGCTGCCGGTGTACTCCTCGACGTCGACCTTCTACGGCGTCGGCGTGGAGTTCGGCATGTCGAAGAGCATCCTCGCTCCGACCACGATCCGCGTGACAGAGTGA
- a CDS encoding aldehyde dehydrogenase family protein, with amino-acid sequence MIIGHDIAGIREGAEGRRSIDVVNPANGSIVGAVVAGDSEDVDRAVAAAVAAFDAWSTRPMSQRIAHVEALAEGLARHRERLAATLSAEMGSPIAFSRAAQVEVAIADLARLVDAARSHVARESVSNSLVIAEPVGVVAAITPWNFPLHQIMLKVGAAILAGCTVVLKPSEVAPLNAALVGDILREIDLPAGVVNIVHGDGAGVGSALVTHPAVDMVTFTGSRSVGEGVARAAAATIKKVALELGGKSAAIVLEDAPIEESVDSVLASCFANAGQTCAAQTRVLVPASLLDAWQDAAVRATAGWAPGDPADESTATGPVASGLQRDRVRAHIETAIDQGARLLAGGLDIVEPTAGGAYVQPTIFTDVTPEMRIFHEEVFGPVLTITPYATVDEAVDLANDSVYGLSGGVWSSDPRRALDVALRMRTGTVGINGAGLDVGAPFGGYKQSGIGRECGVHGFEEFLELKSVMGAAALIDDHS; translated from the coding sequence ATGATCATCGGTCACGACATCGCGGGCATCAGAGAGGGTGCCGAAGGACGCCGGTCGATCGATGTCGTCAATCCGGCGAACGGGAGCATCGTCGGCGCCGTCGTCGCCGGTGACTCGGAAGACGTCGATCGTGCGGTGGCCGCTGCCGTCGCGGCGTTCGACGCCTGGTCCACCAGGCCGATGTCGCAGCGGATCGCTCACGTCGAGGCGCTCGCCGAGGGGTTGGCGCGCCACCGGGAGCGACTCGCTGCGACATTGAGTGCGGAGATGGGCTCGCCCATCGCGTTCTCCCGCGCCGCGCAGGTCGAGGTCGCGATCGCCGACCTGGCCCGTCTCGTGGATGCCGCGCGCTCCCATGTGGCGAGGGAGTCGGTGTCGAACTCCCTCGTGATCGCCGAGCCCGTCGGGGTCGTGGCGGCGATCACGCCGTGGAACTTCCCGCTCCATCAGATCATGCTCAAGGTGGGCGCGGCGATCCTCGCCGGTTGCACCGTGGTGCTCAAGCCCAGCGAGGTGGCACCCCTCAACGCGGCGCTCGTCGGCGACATCCTCCGCGAGATCGACCTCCCTGCCGGAGTGGTCAACATCGTCCACGGGGACGGCGCCGGCGTGGGATCGGCGCTCGTGACGCACCCCGCCGTCGACATGGTCACGTTCACCGGCTCGCGCTCGGTGGGTGAGGGCGTCGCCCGCGCGGCAGCCGCGACCATCAAGAAGGTCGCACTCGAACTGGGAGGCAAGTCCGCGGCGATCGTCCTCGAGGACGCGCCCATCGAGGAGTCGGTCGACTCCGTGCTGGCGTCGTGCTTCGCGAACGCGGGCCAGACCTGTGCGGCTCAGACGCGGGTGCTCGTGCCCGCGTCGCTGCTCGACGCCTGGCAGGACGCCGCTGTGCGGGCGACCGCGGGATGGGCGCCGGGCGATCCGGCGGACGAGTCCACGGCGACCGGACCTGTCGCATCGGGGCTGCAGCGCGACCGTGTGCGTGCGCACATCGAGACCGCGATCGACCAGGGTGCGCGCCTGCTCGCCGGCGGCCTCGATATCGTCGAACCGACGGCAGGCGGAGCCTACGTGCAGCCCACGATCTTCACCGACGTGACACCGGAGATGCGGATCTTCCACGAGGAGGTCTTCGGCCCGGTGCTCACGATCACTCCCTATGCCACGGTCGATGAGGCTGTCGACCTGGCCAACGACAGTGTGTACGGGCTGTCGGGCGGCGTCTGGTCGAGTGATCCTCGACGCGCCCTCGATGTCGCTCTGCGCATGCGCACGGGCACCGTCGGAATCAACGGCGCGGGCCTCGACGTGGGTGCACCCTTCGGGGGGTACAAGCAGTCGGGGATCGGCCGGGAATGCGGCGTGCACGGGTTCGAGGAGTTCCTCGAGCTCAAGTCGGTGATGGGCGCCGCTGCCCTCATCGACGACCACTCGTGA
- a CDS encoding thiamine pyrophosphate-dependent enzyme — MTDPTGGDLLADSLINQGVSTIFGIPGVQLDAAADALQSRTDQVDFICARNEQATTYMADGYARSTGDVGVAMVVPGPGVLNALSGVATGYSANSPMLLIAGQIDSKAIGRGLGALHELPDQTGILERLTKWTGTARSADEIPGLVREAFVQLRSGRPRPVAIEVPPDVLAATSRVAAAELVSAAPLVPDEQQIRSAAALLAAAERPMIVVGGGVLAANASVALQALAEALEAPVLMTDNGRGAIDARHRLAFDALALRAFREDADLVLAVGTRFVSTFGTQVDTHGAPVILINAEEADLGDPREAVHRLHADARLALSALAAEIGSPTRDSREGEFVRVRSWLAAQFDDIAPQREYLSTIRAALPDDGVFVSEFTQVGYAASACYPAYQPRTYIGPGYQGTLGYGFATALGVKAADPARAVVSVNGDGGFSWTLQELSTAKRYGLGLVTIVFHDGFYGNVRRIQKNRYGARYFASDLTNPDYGVLADAFGIRSAQAFTPQELAGVLADAVPANEPILINVPVGEFPSPWHLIHEGVPRPAPLATGSHLIQRAGV, encoded by the coding sequence ATGACCGACCCCACCGGTGGCGATCTGCTCGCCGACTCCCTGATCAACCAGGGCGTCTCGACGATCTTCGGCATTCCGGGCGTCCAGCTCGATGCCGCCGCAGACGCTCTCCAGTCCCGCACCGATCAGGTCGACTTCATCTGTGCACGCAACGAGCAGGCCACCACGTACATGGCCGACGGATATGCGCGCAGCACCGGAGACGTGGGTGTCGCGATGGTCGTTCCCGGCCCCGGCGTCCTCAACGCGCTCTCGGGCGTGGCGACGGGGTACTCCGCGAACTCGCCCATGCTCCTGATCGCTGGTCAGATCGACTCGAAGGCGATCGGACGCGGACTCGGCGCTCTCCACGAACTGCCGGACCAGACCGGCATCCTCGAGCGCCTCACGAAGTGGACGGGCACGGCGCGTTCCGCGGATGAGATCCCCGGACTGGTCCGCGAGGCCTTCGTGCAGCTGCGCAGCGGGCGGCCCCGCCCGGTCGCCATCGAGGTGCCGCCGGACGTGCTGGCGGCGACGTCGCGGGTCGCCGCAGCCGAGCTCGTCTCGGCCGCGCCGCTCGTGCCGGACGAGCAGCAGATCCGCTCGGCGGCCGCGCTGCTCGCCGCCGCCGAGCGTCCCATGATCGTGGTGGGCGGCGGAGTGCTCGCCGCGAATGCCTCCGTCGCGCTCCAGGCGCTCGCAGAGGCCCTGGAAGCGCCGGTCCTCATGACGGACAACGGTCGCGGAGCGATCGATGCCCGCCATCGCCTCGCCTTCGATGCTCTCGCGCTCCGCGCTTTCCGAGAGGATGCCGACCTCGTCCTCGCGGTGGGCACGCGCTTCGTGTCCACCTTCGGCACGCAGGTCGACACCCACGGGGCCCCGGTCATCCTGATCAACGCCGAGGAAGCCGACCTCGGCGACCCGCGCGAGGCCGTGCACCGTCTGCACGCCGACGCCCGCCTGGCGCTCTCCGCGCTCGCCGCCGAGATCGGCAGCCCGACCCGCGATTCCCGTGAGGGCGAGTTCGTCCGTGTGCGTTCGTGGCTCGCCGCGCAGTTCGACGACATCGCGCCGCAGCGCGAGTACCTCTCGACGATCCGTGCCGCGCTGCCGGACGACGGCGTGTTCGTGAGCGAGTTCACGCAGGTCGGCTATGCCGCCAGCGCGTGCTACCCCGCATACCAGCCGCGAACCTACATCGGGCCCGGGTATCAGGGGACGCTGGGTTACGGCTTCGCGACCGCGCTCGGCGTCAAGGCCGCCGATCCCGCGCGCGCCGTGGTCTCGGTGAACGGCGACGGCGGCTTCTCCTGGACGCTGCAGGAGCTGTCCACGGCCAAGCGCTACGGGCTGGGACTGGTGACGATCGTCTTCCACGACGGCTTCTACGGCAACGTGCGAAGGATCCAGAAGAACCGGTACGGGGCGCGCTACTTCGCCAGCGACCTCACGAACCCCGACTACGGCGTGCTCGCGGACGCGTTCGGCATCCGCTCCGCCCAGGCGTTCACGCCGCAGGAGCTCGCGGGCGTCCTCGCGGACGCGGTCCCCGCGAACGAGCCCATCCTCATCAACGTCCCGGTGGGTGAGTTCCCCTCACCCTGGCACCTGATCCACGAAGGGGTGCCGCGGCCCGCGCCGCTCGCCACCGGATCGCACCTGATCCAGCGGGCAGGGGTCTGA
- a CDS encoding FCD domain-containing protein — translation MATTQEDARTFQRVAPAQSVADRVVTEVEAMIKAEDLAPGHRIGTRQELCEQFGVAPATLGEALRVLRARGSVDLRPGPGGGIFVADQSPLIRLAHSVLRLRQTGAPVHDVVKVLDALDEAVMGDAVAHRTDDDIADLDALMAEIADHWHDPVEGLHGNWRLHRRIAEISPNAVLRTFYLNLVDYIEGETSGSVDDSDLSVPGFRPDTDERLHIHTALIEAIRSGDVEAGRKAVLDHRTLGR, via the coding sequence GTGGCCACCACCCAGGAAGACGCACGTACGTTCCAGCGTGTCGCGCCGGCGCAGTCCGTAGCCGACCGGGTCGTCACCGAGGTCGAGGCGATGATCAAGGCGGAGGACCTCGCGCCCGGTCACCGGATCGGCACCAGGCAGGAGCTGTGCGAGCAGTTCGGAGTCGCGCCGGCCACGCTCGGCGAAGCGCTCCGCGTCCTGCGCGCCCGCGGTTCGGTCGACCTGCGCCCCGGACCCGGCGGCGGCATCTTCGTCGCAGACCAGTCCCCGCTCATCCGCCTCGCACACAGCGTGCTGCGACTGCGGCAGACCGGCGCCCCGGTGCACGACGTCGTCAAGGTGCTCGACGCGCTCGACGAAGCCGTCATGGGCGACGCGGTGGCGCATCGCACCGACGACGACATCGCGGATCTCGACGCCCTCATGGCCGAGATCGCCGATCATTGGCACGACCCCGTCGAGGGCCTGCACGGGAACTGGCGCCTGCACCGTCGCATCGCGGAGATCTCTCCCAACGCCGTGCTGCGGACGTTCTACCTCAACCTCGTCGACTACATCGAGGGCGAGACGAGCGGGAGCGTGGACGACAGCGACCTGTCGGTCCCGGGCTTCCGACCCGACACCGACGAGCGCCTGCACATCCACACCGCGCTGATCGAGGCCATACGCTCCGGCGATGTCGAGGCCGGCCGCAAGGCCGTCCTCGACCACCGCACGCTCGGACGCTGA
- a CDS encoding M20 family metallopeptidase yields MTLREDAARLQSELVALRRRLHRSPEVGFDLPHTQAAVLDALAGLDLEITTGEDLSSVTAVLRGAVDGPSVLLRGDMDALAIVEETGLEYAAVNGAMHACGHDLHVAGLVGAARLLAARRERIVGSVVFMFQPGEEAGGGAPLMIRDGVLDAAGVRVEAAYGIHVGPGSRGTFQLKEGTIMAGANTLRVLVHGRGGHGSRPHQAVDPVPVVAEMILALQAWTTRRVSVFDPVVLSVTKLHAGEIVNVIPEEAGFSATLRTLSEASIAQARTELPPLVERLAAAHGCTADVEVIVGYPVTVNTAPETTDAITVLRDLFGPSRVEELSAPWMASEDFSYVLREVPGAFVFLCATPPEMVGGDIPMNHSPRAVFDDGVLGDQAAALAALALRHVGARSG; encoded by the coding sequence ATGACGCTGCGCGAGGACGCCGCCCGGTTGCAGTCCGAGCTGGTGGCGCTGCGACGGCGCCTGCATCGCTCACCCGAGGTCGGGTTCGACCTCCCGCACACGCAGGCGGCGGTGCTCGATGCGCTGGCCGGCCTCGACCTCGAGATCACGACCGGGGAGGACCTCAGCTCGGTCACGGCGGTGCTGCGGGGAGCGGTGGACGGACCGTCCGTGCTGCTGCGTGGCGACATGGATGCGCTGGCGATCGTCGAGGAGACAGGGCTCGAGTACGCCGCGGTCAACGGGGCGATGCACGCGTGCGGTCACGATCTTCACGTGGCGGGCCTCGTCGGCGCCGCGCGGCTCCTCGCCGCGCGCCGGGAGCGCATCGTGGGGTCTGTCGTCTTCATGTTCCAGCCGGGGGAGGAGGCCGGGGGCGGAGCGCCGCTGATGATCAGAGACGGTGTGCTCGATGCCGCGGGCGTCCGCGTCGAGGCGGCCTACGGCATCCACGTCGGTCCGGGATCGCGCGGCACCTTCCAGCTCAAGGAGGGAACGATCATGGCCGGGGCGAACACCCTGAGAGTCCTGGTCCACGGGCGCGGCGGACATGGATCGCGTCCTCATCAGGCCGTCGATCCCGTTCCCGTGGTCGCCGAGATGATCCTGGCGCTGCAGGCGTGGACGACGCGGCGCGTCTCCGTCTTCGATCCCGTCGTGCTCTCGGTGACGAAGCTCCACGCGGGAGAGATCGTCAACGTCATCCCGGAGGAGGCAGGGTTCTCGGCGACCCTGCGCACGCTGTCCGAGGCGTCGATCGCTCAGGCACGGACCGAGCTCCCGCCTCTCGTCGAGCGTCTGGCGGCGGCGCACGGGTGCACGGCGGACGTCGAGGTGATCGTCGGCTATCCGGTCACGGTCAACACCGCGCCCGAGACGACCGACGCGATCACCGTGCTCCGCGATCTCTTCGGACCGTCGCGCGTCGAGGAGCTGTCGGCCCCGTGGATGGCCTCGGAGGACTTCTCCTACGTGCTGCGCGAGGTTCCTGGTGCCTTCGTCTTCCTGTGCGCCACTCCACCGGAGATGGTCGGCGGGGACATCCCGATGAATCACTCGCCTCGTGCGGTGTTCGACGACGGCGTGCTCGGTGATCAGGCGGCGGCTCTCGCCGCACTCGCGCTGCGCCACGTGGGTGCACGCAGCGGGTGA
- a CDS encoding amidohydrolase family protein, producing the protein MSEDVAIVGGRVVTGLGDEHQEGTVLVSGGRIAAVGIGIPVPENARVIDATGCWVLPGLIDPHSHIGAHEEANGPAGFDGSEVSSPVTAGVRAIDAINIEDSAFADAVAGGVTAVVVKPGSGNPIGGQSVAIKTGGGRSVDEQVIRHALGMKSALGENPKQTYGERKQLPSTRLGIALVIRQALTDARDYAQRRDRARAEGAPFAADLGMQALTEALDGTLTWEQHAHRHDDIATALRIAEEFGLRLVINHGTEAHKLADVLAERDVPVIFGPVLSSRSKVEVREADPANLAKLAAAGVRVALTTDHPVVPIGLLALQAAVAARAGLPRDTAVAAMTSVAADIAGIGDRVGALEPGRDGDVVLWTGDPLEVASTVREVLIEGRTVYTAPEARG; encoded by the coding sequence ATGAGCGAGGATGTCGCGATCGTCGGGGGGCGTGTGGTCACCGGCCTCGGCGACGAGCACCAGGAGGGCACGGTCCTCGTCTCCGGCGGGCGGATCGCCGCCGTCGGCATCGGGATCCCGGTTCCGGAGAACGCGCGCGTGATCGACGCGACCGGATGCTGGGTGCTGCCGGGACTCATCGATCCGCACAGCCACATCGGCGCTCACGAGGAGGCCAACGGTCCGGCCGGATTCGACGGCAGCGAGGTGTCGTCTCCGGTGACGGCGGGCGTCCGCGCGATCGATGCCATCAACATCGAGGACTCGGCCTTCGCGGACGCCGTCGCCGGAGGGGTCACGGCCGTCGTGGTGAAACCGGGGTCGGGCAACCCGATCGGCGGACAGAGCGTGGCGATCAAGACCGGAGGCGGTCGCTCGGTCGATGAGCAGGTGATCCGTCATGCGCTGGGGATGAAATCGGCTCTCGGCGAGAATCCCAAGCAGACGTACGGCGAGCGCAAGCAGCTCCCGTCCACGCGCCTGGGGATCGCTCTCGTGATCCGTCAGGCGCTCACGGATGCGCGCGACTACGCGCAGCGCCGCGATCGCGCCAGAGCGGAGGGGGCGCCGTTCGCCGCTGACCTCGGCATGCAGGCGCTCACCGAGGCGCTGGACGGCACCCTGACCTGGGAGCAGCACGCTCATCGGCACGACGACATCGCCACCGCGCTCCGGATCGCCGAGGAGTTCGGCCTGCGCCTGGTGATCAACCACGGCACCGAGGCGCACAAGCTCGCGGATGTGCTCGCCGAGCGCGACGTCCCCGTCATCTTCGGGCCCGTGCTCTCCAGCCGGTCCAAGGTCGAGGTCCGCGAGGCCGATCCGGCGAACCTCGCGAAGCTCGCCGCCGCCGGCGTGCGCGTCGCGCTGACGACGGATCATCCCGTCGTTCCGATCGGTCTCCTCGCCCTCCAGGCCGCTGTCGCGGCGCGTGCCGGCCTGCCGCGCGACACAGCGGTGGCGGCGATGACCTCCGTCGCGGCCGACATCGCCGGCATCGGCGACAGAGTGGGGGCGCTGGAGCCGGGTCGAGACGGAGACGTGGTCCTCTGGACAGGAGATCCCCTCGAGGTCGCGTCGACCGTGCGAGAGGTGCTGATCGAGGGTCGGACCGTCTACACCGCACCGGAGGCGCGCGGATGA
- a CDS encoding aromatic ring-hydroxylating dioxygenase subunit alpha → MDTGTAYGLRLGQPLNELAQVGPGTPYGEVLRRYWHPVAKVEDATTRPVSLRVLGEELVLFRTKKGKPGLLHPRCIHRGASLFYGGVEDEGIRCCYHGWVFDTEGHCLEQPCEPDLGLHRDRVRQPWYPVEEQYGLLWAYMGPPDKKPVLPRYDTLEQLGPEEQLIVNDQGVGGGGPAVLDFNWLQHWENVMDPFHVPILHARFSGNQFTPEMALIPEVSYEYTPLGVRSIQMRDLGDGRQLRRVTEVIFPNLRVVASPKLSSGQTNMIGWVVPMDDTNFRIFTVARDEDADFLAKLRSTHEGKPWKELTDLEHQRLPGDYEAQKSQGSISLHSEDHLTTTDQGIAMIRRMMAKQHRAVAAGGDPVGVVFDEAESVVRIEGGNYFEGAADAPLLADAVDD, encoded by the coding sequence ATGGACACCGGAACCGCATACGGCCTCCGCCTCGGGCAGCCTCTCAACGAGCTCGCCCAGGTCGGGCCCGGCACCCCCTACGGCGAGGTGCTCCGGCGCTACTGGCACCCGGTGGCGAAGGTCGAGGACGCGACGACGCGACCGGTCTCCCTGCGGGTGCTGGGGGAGGAGCTCGTGCTGTTCCGCACCAAGAAGGGCAAGCCGGGACTGCTGCATCCGCGATGCATCCACCGCGGTGCCTCGCTGTTCTACGGCGGCGTGGAGGACGAGGGCATCCGGTGCTGCTACCACGGCTGGGTCTTCGACACCGAAGGGCACTGCCTCGAGCAGCCCTGCGAACCGGATCTGGGGTTGCATCGCGACCGCGTGCGTCAGCCGTGGTACCCCGTCGAGGAGCAGTACGGTCTGCTCTGGGCCTACATGGGGCCGCCGGACAAGAAGCCGGTGCTCCCGCGATACGACACGCTCGAACAGCTCGGCCCGGAAGAGCAGCTGATCGTCAACGACCAGGGCGTGGGAGGCGGAGGACCCGCGGTTCTCGACTTCAACTGGCTGCAGCACTGGGAGAACGTCATGGATCCCTTCCACGTGCCGATCCTGCACGCGCGGTTCAGCGGCAATCAGTTCACACCGGAGATGGCGCTGATCCCCGAGGTCAGCTACGAGTACACGCCGCTCGGGGTGCGATCGATCCAGATGCGCGACCTGGGTGACGGTCGGCAGCTGCGCCGGGTCACGGAGGTCATCTTCCCGAACCTCCGCGTCGTGGCGAGTCCGAAGCTCAGCTCGGGACAGACGAACATGATCGGCTGGGTCGTGCCGATGGATGACACCAACTTCCGCATCTTCACCGTGGCGCGCGACGAGGACGCCGACTTCCTCGCGAAGCTGCGCTCCACCCACGAGGGCAAGCCGTGGAAGGAACTCACCGATCTCGAACACCAGCGACTCCCCGGCGACTACGAGGCGCAGAAGTCACAGGGATCGATCTCGCTGCACTCCGAGGATCACCTGACGACCACTGATCAGGGGATCGCGATGATCCGTCGGATGATGGCGAAGCAGCATCGGGCCGTCGCGGCCGGAGGTGATCCGGTCGGTGTCGTCTTCGACGAGGCGGAGAGCGTCGTGCGCATCGAGGGCGGGAACTACTTCGAGGGAGCGGCGGACGCGCCGCTGCTCGCGGACGCCGTGGACGACTGA